The Chlamydia trachomatis A/HAR-13 nucleotide sequence GTATAGAAAAAAGGGAAGGCTCTCTAGAATTTTAGAGAGCAGGATCTTTTGTTTGATTCAAACAAAAGGATGAGCTTTTTTTTCATAAAAAATTCTTTTACGCACTTCTAGTTTTGAACAGGTCTTTAGCAGAGTACATAAAGACAGAATTATGTTCTAGGTGAGCTCGTAAGAAGACGTATTGTAAGAACAGTTTCTATAATTGGGTGGTAATTTTTATTTTTAATAATAAAAAATACGCCCTAATTCAGCTAAAATAGCCTTGTTTTTATTAAACCCATTTTGTTTTTTAACGGAATCGAGGTGAATCATGGTTTGTCCTTTACGCAGTTGCTGTACTACTCATACCAGCATGGAGAGCGTGTCTTTGGAAGAGACCTCGCCTCTTTTAGAAGCGATATCACAGGTTGTGCAAACATGCTTAACCGTAGCCAAGCACACAGAGAACGCTAAGATTTATAATCGAAAACAAAGAAGATGTCATCAAACAGGATGCTGGCAACAATTAAAAAAATTACTGTGTTGCTGTTGTCCAAAAGAAAAGCCGGTATCAGGATCGATTACTGCGCTCTCGCTCTGGATGCAGTCGAATATTCCTACTTATGGTTTGTTAGTTGTAGGTTATGCGGTATATAGTTCAGGAGTACGTTGGGAAGCGATCTTGGAAGGAGAGACTTTATCTCCTGGAGATAGAGCGCAACTAGATGCCTCTTTAGAGAGTGCTCAAGTTAGGTTAGCTGGTTTGATGTTGGACTTTGGGACGGAGATTTTCCCGGCTCTGAAACACTTCTGTCGGAGAACTTAAATGTGATACGCGACGTGAGAAAAAAAATGAAAAGTCTTAGAGAGAGATCCCTAAGACTTTTCTCAAGCTCTAAAACGCAATGCTAGGCAAGGGAACTAGAACCTGTGAGTGGCCCCCAGATCCAGGGAGTAACTATGGCTTTGCCCGCGCAGTACGTAAGACACATTTAACAGCGTCTGAAGTCTATGCAGAGCTCTTTGATTCGTAAGCCTGAACATGTAGGCTCGCGAAGCCAAGTTCGCCATAGGAGCATCCCAGGAGACGGCATTTTTGAGTAACACTACAGGTCCCGATTCCACATCACGTTTTAGGTCTTGGATGTAGGCTCCTAGAAAGTAATAGTAGTTTCGTGTTTTTTGGGATTTTTTTTCAAATGTTATTCCTATAGGAAGTGAAATATTTCTGAAAGAGCTGGCAGAAAAGGACCGAATCTCTCCCGAACTCTCCTCAAAACCGTCCTGTGTTCCTGAAAATCCTTGCAGTTTAGAGAAAATAGAGAAGGAGCTGAACAGTCCGGAACCATTGGATACAATAGGAATCAATGCGCACACTTCTCCGGATACTGCAACGCTATGCCAGGATCCGAATCCTTCTTTAGAGAAGGAGCGATATTTTGTTTTTAGCTCATGGATACTTTCATTGTAGCATGCCTGTGCAGAGATTTTCATTAGAGAGGTAGCGAGTTGCGCTTGTACAGTAGCTATATAGGAGGTCGTTTCTGTAGACGTAATAAAGGAATCGGACGATTTCCCGAGTAATTGTCCTGCAGCCAAGCAGAAAGAATGGTCATCTAAACTGTGAGTACTGATACCGAATAGGTAGCCAAGGCTTCTATGATGCCAATTATCGATAGGTTTCCCAAAGCTGTCGTGAGCATAGAATAAATTAGAAACAGCAGATCCCCACGTTCCAAATAGATAGGCTCCTCCGTGCGCTGTTGTATTAATCATCGACTGCACAGCTTGCATATCGGAATAGGTGTTCCAAAGAGTGTTCGCAACGAGTGTAGATTGACGTTCTGGATGAGGCACATAGTTTTTAGGCGTCCAATTAGCAATCAGAGAATGCCCTTCATCAGAATCTTTCCAAGAAAAAGTCCAATCTCCTTGATATCCAAAGTGAGAAGAGAGGTTCCCATCAGGAAGATGTAAATGAGATTGCTCTTTAGAGAGAGTAAGGAGAGGAATATTGTTTTGCTCTTTACTGAGAAGCTCTACATTTTCATAAAAATTCTCATCTCCAGAATTAGAGAGGAAGATCTTTTGGATAGAAAGGTTAGGGGCGTGGATAGTTACGCTTTTTTCAGTATCTAAGGAATGAAGGGGAATACTTAGCGTAGCTAACTTCAAATCAGAGGAAGTTTTTAAAGAAGTTCCCGCTTCCATAATGAGGAGAGCTTGAGGATCCTGAGAGAGAGAAGGCGCGGAAAGGACAGCGCGATCTTTTAAAACTAAGCGTCCGGATTTCAGTTCGATAGGCTGCTGTAGTTGGGAAGTGAGGTTATCAGGAGTTTTTTCTTCTTCAGAAAGACGTTCGCTCGAGAAAATCACTGAACGGTTTGCACTTGTCTGAATAACTAAAGGAGATGCGGTGGCTGGGGTGGGAGAAGTCACGCTGGCTTGCAAAGAGGAGGGAAGAGGCGATTCTTTGCTGCTACTTTCTTGTACAATAGGATCAAAGAAAAGAATATCTCCGTTGCGAGCTTCTAAGGAAGAAAGAATCGCATCTTTCTCTAAGTAGATGGCGTTTCTTACTAGACCTTGGTCGGAGGTGCGTTGGGAGTTATTCTGGAACAGAACAGATCCTTCACCTGCAAGGATAGAGAGACTCCCTCCGGACTGGATGGCGATAGCTCCACCTATTTTAGCGCTGTTGTTAATGAAGGAAACAGGACCGTTATAACGCAATACCATGTGCTTGGCATAAATAGCCCCGCCTTTTTCTTTAGCAGAATTGCTTGCAAATAGCGTTTCTTGGTTACAAGCAAGAGAGAGAGAGTCTTTTTCTGAGGTGTTTAGATCGCTGATACAACAAATAGCGCCTCCATTCGTGGCGGAGTTTCCAGTGAAAAAGAGAGGGTTTACATTCCCTGAACAAATAAGATTACTACAGCAAATAGCGCCGCCATTTAAATCCGCACGATTACGGGCGAAAGAAATAGGCGACACATTTCTAGATAAAGAGAAGGTTTGAGCCTGAATGGCTCCGCCATTTCCTTTAGAAGAATTCTCTTCAAAAGCTGTGAAAAGATAGTTGTGCTGTAGAGAAAAGGCATCCGCAGAGATGGCTCCTCCAGAGCCTTCAGCATGATTTCGACAGAAACTCATGCTACCATTATTGCGCAAGGATAACTGACCATTCTTTTGATGAATAATAGAAGGAGAGCTTTCCTTGGAAGAGCAATCTGTGAAGGAAAGGAAGCGAAAATTTTGAATGGAAAGATCTCCTTTTTCTTTAAAAAGAGCCTCTTTGGGGTCCGTGATATGGAGTTTAGATACGAACCAACAGTAGGAATTTCCAAGTACATACAAAGGATCATCTTGTGATGCATGAGCACAAAGAGCAGGAAAGAGGCTCTCCATGGTACAGTCCTCAAAA carries:
- a CDS encoding polymorphic outer membrane protein middle domain-containing protein, coding for MRPDHMNFCCLCAAILSSTAVLFGQDPLGETALLTKNPNHVVCTFFEDCTMESLFPALCAHASQDDPLYVLGNSYCWFVSKLHITDPKEALFKEKGDLSIQNFRFLSFTDCSSKESSPSIIHQKNGQLSLRNNGSMSFCRNHAEGSGGAISADAFSLQHNYLFTAFEENSSKGNGGAIQAQTFSLSRNVSPISFARNRADLNGGAICCSNLICSGNVNPLFFTGNSATNGGAICCISDLNTSEKDSLSLACNQETLFASNSAKEKGGAIYAKHMVLRYNGPVSFINNSAKIGGAIAIQSGGSLSILAGEGSVLFQNNSQRTSDQGLVRNAIYLEKDAILSSLEARNGDILFFDPIVQESSSKESPLPSSLQASVTSPTPATASPLVIQTSANRSVIFSSERLSEEEKTPDNLTSQLQQPIELKSGRLVLKDRAVLSAPSLSQDPQALLIMEAGTSLKTSSDLKLATLSIPLHSLDTEKSVTIHAPNLSIQKIFLSNSGDENFYENVELLSKEQNNIPLLTLSKEQSHLHLPDGNLSSHFGYQGDWTFSWKDSDEGHSLIANWTPKNYVPHPERQSTLVANTLWNTYSDMQAVQSMINTTAHGGAYLFGTWGSAVSNLFYAHDSFGKPIDNWHHRSLGYLFGISTHSLDDHSFCLAAGQLLGKSSDSFITSTETTSYIATVQAQLATSLMKISAQACYNESIHELKTKYRSFSKEGFGSWHSVAVSGEVCALIPIVSNGSGLFSSFSIFSKLQGFSGTQDGFEESSGEIRSFSASSFRNISLPIGITFEKKSQKTRNYYYFLGAYIQDLKRDVESGPVVLLKNAVSWDAPMANLASRAYMFRLTNQRALHRLQTLLNVSYVLRGQSHSYSLDLGATHRF